In a genomic window of Chryseobacterium sp. G0162:
- a CDS encoding c-type cytochrome, whose translation MKNLFLAGALGLLIFSCSKKENTTEVASSDAASAPAQSNLSGDQIMETLDCSGCHSVNERMIGPSYQEIAAKYSDKDIELLASKIIEGGSGVWGGVPMAAHPQVSKEDAKKMVEYILSQKK comes from the coding sequence ATGAAAAACTTATTTTTGGCAGGAGCTTTAGGTCTTCTGATCTTTTCCTGTTCTAAAAAAGAAAATACAACAGAGGTAGCGTCTTCAGATGCTGCATCAGCTCCAGCTCAGTCCAATCTTTCCGGTGATCAGATCATGGAAACATTGGACTGTTCGGGGTGCCACTCTGTTAATGAGAGAATGATAGGACCTTCTTATCAGGAAATCGCAGCCAAATATTCTGACAAGGATATTGAGTTGTTGGCTTCCAAAATTATAGAGGGCGGCAGTGGAGTTTGGGGAGGTGTCCCTATGGCTGCTCATCCACAGGTGTCTAAAGAAGATGCCAAAAAAATGGTGGAGTATATTCTAAGCCAGAAAAAATAA
- the lysS gene encoding lysine--tRNA ligase translates to MQLSEQEIIRREKLNKLTEMGINAFPADEYTITDTTESIKQDFSESKQVKIAGRLMSRRIQGKASFAELQDSKGKIQVYFNRDEICPGDDKELYNEVYKHLLDIGDIIGIEGELFTTQVGEKTVLVKNFTLLTKALRPLPQAKTDENGVVHDGFTDPELRYRQRYVDLTVNPQVKEIFVKRTKLFNAMRTFFNDAGYFEVETPILQSIPGGAAAKPFITHHNALDIPLYLRIANELYLKRLIVGGFDGVYEFSKNFRNEGMDRTHNPEFTAMEIYVAYKDYNWMMDFTEKLLEFCAIQVNGTTTATFGEHEVDFKAPYPRVSMTEAILKFTGFDITGKTEKELYDFAKSIGIEVNETMGKGKLIDEIFGEKCEGNFIQPTFITDYPVEMSPLTKKHRSKEGLTERFELMVCGKEIANAYSELNDPIDQRERFEAQMALSERGDDEAMFIDQDFLRALEYGMPPTSGLGIGMDRLIMFLTNNASIQEVLFFPQMRPEKAVPQIELGEDEKVILEILNSQEEAMSLAEVKERSQLSGKKWDKASKTLTKNNIVKVEKIDENLLMKLA, encoded by the coding sequence ATGCAATTATCAGAACAAGAAATCATTAGAAGAGAAAAGCTGAATAAGCTTACTGAAATGGGGATTAATGCGTTCCCTGCGGATGAGTATACCATTACAGATACTACAGAATCTATAAAACAGGACTTTTCTGAAAGTAAACAGGTGAAGATCGCTGGTAGATTAATGTCCCGCAGAATTCAAGGGAAGGCTTCTTTTGCAGAATTGCAGGATTCTAAAGGAAAAATTCAGGTTTACTTCAACAGAGACGAGATTTGTCCGGGAGATGATAAAGAATTATATAACGAAGTATACAAACACCTTTTAGATATTGGTGATATCATCGGTATTGAAGGAGAATTGTTTACTACTCAGGTAGGAGAAAAAACGGTTTTAGTAAAGAATTTTACGCTTCTTACTAAAGCTTTACGTCCACTTCCTCAGGCAAAAACAGATGAAAACGGTGTTGTACACGACGGATTTACAGACCCTGAATTAAGATACAGACAGCGTTATGTAGATTTAACAGTAAATCCACAAGTGAAGGAAATCTTCGTGAAGAGAACAAAATTGTTCAATGCGATGAGAACTTTCTTCAATGATGCAGGATATTTTGAAGTGGAAACTCCAATTCTACAATCAATTCCTGGTGGAGCAGCGGCTAAGCCTTTCATCACGCATCACAATGCATTAGATATTCCATTATATTTAAGAATTGCTAACGAATTATATCTGAAAAGATTGATCGTAGGTGGTTTTGACGGAGTATATGAATTCTCTAAAAACTTCAGAAACGAAGGAATGGACAGAACTCACAACCCGGAGTTTACAGCTATGGAAATCTATGTAGCTTATAAAGACTACAACTGGATGATGGATTTCACTGAGAAATTATTGGAATTCTGTGCTATTCAGGTAAACGGAACTACAACAGCTACGTTTGGAGAACATGAAGTAGATTTCAAAGCTCCTTATCCAAGAGTTTCTATGACTGAAGCAATCCTGAAATTTACAGGTTTCGATATCACTGGAAAAACAGAGAAGGAATTATATGATTTCGCGAAGTCTATTGGAATTGAGGTGAATGAAACGATGGGTAAAGGGAAATTAATTGATGAGATCTTCGGTGAGAAGTGTGAAGGAAACTTCATCCAGCCGACTTTCATTACAGATTACCCGGTTGAGATGTCTCCATTGACTAAAAAGCACAGAAGCAAAGAAGGTTTGACTGAGCGTTTTGAATTAATGGTATGTGGAAAAGAAATTGCCAACGCCTATTCAGAGCTTAATGACCCAATTGATCAGAGAGAGCGTTTTGAAGCTCAAATGGCTCTATCTGAAAGAGGAGATGATGAAGCAATGTTTATCGATCAGGACTTCTTAAGAGCCCTTGAATATGGTATGCCACCAACTTCAGGATTAGGAATCGGTATGGACAGATTAATTATGTTCTTAACGAACAATGCCTCTATCCAGGAAGTATTATTCTTCCCTCAGATGAGACCGGAGAAAGCAGTTCCTCAAATTGAACTGGGAGAAGATGAAAAAGTAATTCTTGAAATTCTTAATTCTCAGGAAGAAGCAATGTCTTTGGCTGAAGTAAAAGAAAGAAGCCAGTTATCTGGTAAAAAATGGGATAAAGCTTCTAAAACTTTGACAAAGAATAATATTGTGAAAGTAGAGAAGATTGATGAGAATCTATTGATGAAACTAGCTTAG
- a CDS encoding anthranilate synthase component II has protein sequence MNNNINTQQSPLKVLVFDNYDSFTYNLVQIIERILNQKVDVVRNDQITLEEVGKYDKIILSPGPGIPEEAGILLELIKEYASTKSILGVCLGQQAIAEAFGGNLINLTEIFHGVATTTDLVKENTKLFKDLASGLEVGRYHSWAVNPENFPDELEVTAVDKDGMIMALQHKTYDVHGVQFHPESILTPDGEVIIRNFLNQ, from the coding sequence ATGAATAACAATATCAACACTCAACAATCACCGCTTAAGGTTCTAGTTTTTGATAACTATGACAGCTTTACCTATAACCTTGTTCAGATCATCGAAAGAATCCTGAATCAGAAGGTAGATGTGGTAAGAAATGACCAGATCACTTTGGAAGAAGTCGGAAAATACGATAAAATCATACTTTCTCCAGGACCTGGAATTCCGGAAGAGGCAGGAATTTTACTGGAACTTATTAAAGAATATGCTTCTACTAAAAGTATTTTAGGTGTGTGTTTGGGACAGCAGGCCATTGCAGAAGCTTTTGGTGGAAATCTAATCAATCTGACTGAAATTTTCCACGGAGTGGCTACCACTACTGATTTGGTAAAGGAAAACACCAAACTTTTTAAAGATCTAGCATCAGGGCTTGAAGTAGGAAGATACCACAGCTGGGCTGTTAATCCTGAAAACTTCCCCGATGAATTGGAAGTTACAGCAGTTGATAAAGACGGAATGATTATGGCCCTTCAGCATAAGACCTATGATGTACATGGAGTACAGTTTCATCCCGAAAGTATTTTAACTCCTGACGGAGAGGTAATCATCCGAAACTTTTTAAATCAGTAA
- a CDS encoding cytochrome ubiquinol oxidase subunit I, with translation MDDFIAARAQMALSLGFHIIFSCVGMVMPFLMAFAHWKYLKTKNEVYKGLTKAWSKGVAILFATGAVSGTMLSFELGLLWPGFMKHAGPIFGMPFSLEGTAFFIEAIAIGFFLYGWDKFNKWFHWFCGFLVGVSGLASGILVVAANAWMNSPAGFDYINGQYLNIDPIKAMFNDAWFPQALHMTVAAFCATGFAVAGVHAFLIMRKKNVEFHTKAFRIAVGFALIGAFGAPLSGDVAAKSVAERQPIKLAAMEAHFETEKGAAFVIGGIPDEEKEEIKYAIKIPKVLSFLVSNDFNAEVKGLKDFPRDEWPPIAVTHYAFQIMIFFGVIMICIGTVYLYAFFFKKEWLTKNWLLKTFLIATPFGYIALEAGWTVTEVGRQPWIIYGVMRTIDAVTPMPGIQYSFYFFTAIFISLSLILIFLLRRQVQMVPRLYDPTDPQFNDKNKKS, from the coding sequence ATGGATGATTTTATAGCTGCCCGCGCCCAGATGGCGCTTTCTCTGGGCTTCCATATCATATTCTCCTGTGTGGGAATGGTAATGCCTTTCTTAATGGCTTTTGCCCATTGGAAATACCTGAAAACCAAAAATGAAGTGTATAAAGGCCTCACAAAAGCCTGGAGCAAAGGAGTTGCGATCTTATTTGCTACCGGTGCTGTATCAGGAACGATGCTTTCCTTTGAGCTGGGACTTTTATGGCCCGGATTTATGAAACACGCAGGTCCTATCTTCGGAATGCCCTTCTCATTAGAAGGTACTGCTTTCTTTATTGAAGCCATCGCCATTGGATTCTTCTTATATGGATGGGATAAGTTCAATAAGTGGTTTCACTGGTTCTGCGGTTTTCTTGTAGGAGTAAGCGGGCTGGCATCCGGTATTTTAGTAGTAGCCGCCAATGCCTGGATGAACTCTCCTGCCGGTTTCGATTATATTAACGGACAATACCTTAATATAGATCCTATTAAAGCCATGTTTAATGATGCATGGTTTCCACAGGCTCTTCACATGACCGTTGCTGCTTTTTGTGCTACAGGATTTGCAGTAGCCGGAGTTCATGCCTTTTTAATTATGCGAAAAAAGAATGTGGAGTTTCATACCAAAGCATTCAGAATTGCAGTGGGTTTTGCTCTAATTGGAGCGTTTGGAGCCCCTTTAAGTGGAGATGTAGCTGCAAAGTCTGTTGCAGAAAGGCAGCCTATCAAATTAGCAGCTATGGAAGCTCACTTTGAAACGGAAAAAGGGGCTGCCTTTGTAATTGGTGGAATTCCTGATGAGGAGAAGGAGGAAATAAAATATGCAATTAAAATCCCCAAAGTATTAAGCTTTCTGGTAAGCAATGATTTCAATGCTGAAGTAAAAGGGCTTAAAGACTTCCCAAGAGACGAATGGCCACCGATAGCGGTTACCCATTATGCTTTTCAGATTATGATTTTCTTTGGAGTAATAATGATCTGCATAGGAACAGTATATCTTTATGCTTTCTTCTTTAAAAAGGAATGGCTGACCAAAAACTGGTTATTAAAAACATTTCTAATTGCTACTCCATTTGGATATATTGCCCTGGAAGCAGGATGGACTGTTACTGAAGTAGGAAGACAGCCTTGGATTATTTATGGAGTGATGAGAACAATAGATGCCGTAACCCCAATGCCGGGAATACAGTATTCATTCTATTTTTTCACCGCAATCTTTATATCCTTATCATTGATTCTGATCTTCCTTTTAAGAAGACAAGTCCAAATGGTCCCTAGACTTTACGATCCAACAGACCCACAGTTTAACGATAAAAACAAAAAATCATGA
- a CDS encoding ClbS/DfsB family four-helix bundle protein, with protein sequence MQSYKDKTELIEEIKTRYHLYDQEFDDIKEAEKDLLKPGVDKTPSQNISYQIGWTHLILQWESDEKKGIEVKTPTPEYKWNNLKGLYQSFYEQYGSYSLSDQRELLKKQVNEIIKWIESLNDNTLFVPEQRKWATTSAKWPVWKWIHINTVAPFKNFRSQLRKWKKETDTE encoded by the coding sequence ATGCAAAGTTATAAGGACAAAACAGAGCTTATTGAAGAGATCAAAACAAGATACCATCTTTATGATCAGGAGTTTGATGATATTAAAGAAGCTGAAAAAGATCTGTTAAAACCAGGAGTGGATAAAACTCCATCCCAAAATATATCTTATCAAATTGGTTGGACACATCTCATCCTTCAATGGGAATCTGATGAGAAAAAAGGAATTGAAGTAAAAACACCAACTCCAGAATACAAATGGAATAATTTAAAAGGATTATACCAGTCTTTCTATGAACAATATGGCTCCTATAGCTTATCAGATCAAAGAGAACTCCTAAAAAAGCAAGTCAATGAAATCATAAAATGGATTGAAAGTCTTAATGATAATACCCTATTTGTTCCTGAACAGAGAAAATGGGCAACAACATCAGCTAAATGGCCCGTTTGGAAATGGATCCATATCAATACAGTTGCCCCTTTTAAAAATTTCAGGTCACAGCTAAGAAAATGGAAAAAAGAAACCGATACAGAATAA
- the trpC gene encoding indole-3-glycerol phosphate synthase TrpC — protein MTILDKIIERKKEEILVSKANISIDQLKNTAFFGRKSSSLKESIRNKSGIIAEFKRQSPSKGIINDKVQPLEVTSAYENFGASGISILTDNDFFGGSSNDILAVRNHLGVPILRKDFMVDEYQFYEAKSMGADVILLIAACLSPNQVQEFTELAHELDLEVLLEIHTEEELKHFNSKIDLVGINNRNLKDFKVDLQHSVQLKDQLPKDTLSIAESGIYNLEDFKYLKEKGFDGFLMGEYFMRNTDPAKAFEEFSLLI, from the coding sequence ATGACCATACTAGATAAAATTATTGAAAGAAAAAAAGAAGAGATTTTGGTTTCAAAGGCTAATATTTCCATCGATCAGTTAAAAAATACAGCATTTTTTGGAAGAAAGAGCTCTTCATTAAAAGAATCCATTAGAAATAAAAGCGGAATTATTGCTGAGTTTAAAAGGCAATCTCCGTCAAAAGGAATCATCAATGATAAAGTTCAGCCTTTAGAAGTTACTTCTGCTTATGAGAACTTTGGGGCAAGTGGGATTTCCATTCTTACGGATAATGACTTTTTTGGAGGAAGTTCTAATGATATTCTGGCCGTAAGAAATCATCTTGGCGTACCAATTTTACGAAAAGATTTCATGGTTGATGAATACCAGTTTTATGAGGCCAAAAGCATGGGAGCTGATGTTATTTTACTGATAGCAGCCTGTCTTTCTCCTAATCAAGTTCAGGAGTTTACAGAATTGGCTCATGAATTGGATCTGGAAGTTTTATTGGAAATTCATACGGAAGAGGAACTGAAACATTTTAATTCTAAAATTGATTTAGTCGGAATTAATAACAGAAATTTAAAGGATTTTAAAGTTGATTTACAACATTCTGTTCAGCTAAAAGATCAACTTCCTAAAGACACATTATCTATTGCAGAAAGTGGGATTTATAATCTTGAAGATTTTAAATATTTAAAGGAAAAAGGGTTTGATGGTTTCCTGATGGGAGAATATTTTATGAGGAATACAGATCCGGCAAAAGCATTTGAAGAGTTTTCTTTACTAATTTGA
- the trpD gene encoding anthranilate phosphoribosyltransferase, which translates to MKEILQYLFNHNTLSKSEAKAMMIEIAQNKFNAAEVTAFISVFLMRNITLKELEGFREALLQMAVPIHIDSSDAIDIVGTGGDGKNTINISTLASFVVAGAGQKVTKHGNYGASTTTGSSNVLEELGYQFKNSSEQLNEDLERANICFLHAPYFHPALQSVGLLRKSLGLRTFFNLLGPLVNPAKPQYSMIGVYNLEIARIYQYLLQKEEKDFILVHGLDGYDEISLTHDSKIITKKGEEIYSAEDLGFNPVTLEDIKAGNTIQETAKIFMNILEGKGTEQQNSVVLANASVALYHTHKFGTYEDCLMLAKESLESGKALKTFDLLIN; encoded by the coding sequence ATGAAAGAAATATTGCAATACCTGTTCAATCACAATACCTTATCAAAGTCTGAGGCCAAGGCCATGATGATTGAAATTGCTCAGAACAAGTTCAATGCAGCAGAAGTTACAGCCTTCATCAGTGTTTTTCTGATGCGAAATATCACATTAAAAGAATTAGAAGGCTTTAGAGAAGCTCTGTTGCAGATGGCGGTTCCTATCCATATTGATTCCAGTGATGCCATTGATATCGTAGGAACGGGAGGTGACGGAAAAAACACAATCAATATATCAACATTGGCCAGCTTTGTGGTGGCCGGAGCCGGGCAGAAGGTAACAAAACACGGAAATTATGGGGCTTCAACCACTACAGGCTCATCCAATGTACTGGAAGAACTTGGATATCAGTTCAAGAACAGTTCAGAGCAGCTGAATGAAGATCTTGAAAGAGCGAATATCTGCTTTTTACATGCCCCTTACTTCCACCCTGCTCTTCAATCCGTTGGATTATTGAGAAAATCCCTTGGATTAAGAACGTTCTTTAATCTTCTGGGGCCTTTGGTAAACCCTGCAAAACCTCAATATTCCATGATTGGAGTATATAACCTGGAAATTGCAAGAATTTATCAATATCTTTTACAAAAAGAGGAAAAGGATTTTATTTTAGTTCATGGATTGGATGGTTATGATGAGATCAGCCTTACCCACGACAGCAAAATCATCACCAAAAAAGGTGAAGAAATCTATTCTGCAGAAGATTTAGGATTCAATCCTGTAACCTTAGAAGATATTAAGGCCGGAAACACCATTCAGGAAACCGCAAAAATTTTCATGAATATTCTGGAAGGAAAAGGAACGGAACAACAAAACTCCGTGGTTTTAGCCAATGCATCCGTAGCACTTTATCATACTCATAAATTCGGGACGTATGAGGACTGTCTTATGTTGGCTAAGGAAAGCTTAGAAAGTGGAAAAGCATTAAAAACATTTGATCTTTTAATTAATTAA
- a CDS encoding cupin domain-containing protein encodes MSKTLFVALTALSLSCDNSSSDIQSSEYSDKIESVTLLKTTKSWEGTLYPNYPSGQPEISVLKISVPPHKALDWHKHPVINAAYIEKGEIQIEKKEDGKTQWIRQGEVLPEMVNIAHRGKTGDKGATLIVFYSGSPDIPISEPVH; translated from the coding sequence TTGAGTAAAACTCTTTTTGTTGCACTCACTGCCCTTTCATTGTCTTGTGACAATTCTTCATCAGATATTCAATCCTCTGAATATTCTGATAAAATCGAATCCGTAACCTTATTAAAAACGACAAAATCATGGGAAGGAACATTGTACCCCAACTATCCGAGTGGACAACCTGAAATTTCTGTACTTAAAATTTCCGTCCCACCTCATAAAGCTTTAGACTGGCACAAACATCCGGTGATTAACGCAGCCTATATAGAAAAAGGTGAAATTCAGATTGAAAAGAAGGAAGATGGTAAAACACAATGGATAAGACAAGGCGAAGTACTTCCGGAAATGGTGAACATTGCCCACAGAGGCAAAACCGGAGATAAAGGAGCAACGTTAATTGTCTTCTACAGTGGATCTCCCGATATACCTATTTCAGAACCGGTACATTAA
- a CDS encoding anthranilate synthase component I family protein, translating to MFTQKIKIKTVSKKTLGDLHTPMNIYLKIRDKFRDTILLESSDSKSIDNNFSFIAINAVAGIEVKNLNEFEIKLPDSAPVKQFIMERNISEIFEEFRTIFDCEKTNDPIEQTAQSLFGYTSFEAVQFFENINLKAQSPEVEIPILRYRLYQYVIAINHFNDEMHIIENQMDGVKSELHLLENLIKNQNTPVYPFEKNGQETSNITDEDYIELVKTAQKHCMRGDVFQLVLSRRFEQKFKGDEFNVYRALRNINPSPYLFYFDYGNYKLFGSSPESQLIIKDNKAIIHPIAGTSKRTGNLETDLQAIEVLKNDPKENAEHTMLVDLARNDLGKLGKNVTVTKLKEIQLFSHVIHMVSEVTADLPQQINPLDMISATFPQGTLSGAPKHKALQLINQYEKDSRGYYGGCIGIVGLNGTCNQAIMIRTFLSKNNTLYYQAGAGLVAKSVPENELQEVNNKLNALKKAVEKAEKIVVES from the coding sequence ATGTTTACACAAAAAATCAAAATAAAAACCGTTTCGAAAAAAACTCTTGGAGATCTTCATACTCCAATGAATATTTATCTTAAGATCAGAGACAAATTCAGAGACACGATCCTTCTGGAAAGCTCAGATTCAAAAAGTATTGATAACAACTTTTCCTTTATAGCCATCAATGCCGTTGCAGGAATTGAAGTAAAAAACTTAAATGAATTTGAAATCAAACTTCCTGACTCTGCTCCGGTAAAGCAATTCATTATGGAGCGCAATATCTCTGAGATATTTGAAGAGTTCCGTACTATTTTTGATTGTGAAAAAACCAATGATCCTATTGAACAAACTGCACAGAGCCTTTTCGGATATACAAGCTTTGAAGCGGTACAGTTTTTTGAAAACATCAATTTAAAAGCACAAAGTCCGGAAGTAGAAATTCCAATTCTGAGATATAGATTATACCAATATGTAATTGCCATCAATCACTTCAATGACGAAATGCATATTATTGAAAACCAAATGGATGGTGTAAAATCTGAACTACATCTTTTAGAAAACCTCATTAAAAATCAAAATACCCCAGTCTATCCATTTGAAAAAAACGGTCAGGAAACGTCCAATATTACTGATGAAGATTATATCGAATTGGTAAAAACAGCTCAGAAACACTGTATGAGAGGTGATGTATTTCAATTGGTACTGAGCAGAAGATTTGAGCAGAAATTCAAAGGTGATGAATTCAATGTTTACCGTGCTCTAAGAAACATCAACCCCTCTCCTTACCTGTTTTATTTTGATTATGGAAACTATAAACTATTCGGATCAAGTCCTGAAAGCCAGTTAATCATTAAAGACAACAAAGCTATTATTCATCCGATTGCCGGAACTTCCAAAAGAACAGGGAATTTAGAAACAGACCTTCAAGCTATTGAAGTCTTAAAGAATGATCCTAAAGAAAATGCTGAACACACAATGCTGGTAGATCTAGCTCGTAACGATCTTGGAAAGCTGGGTAAAAATGTAACAGTGACTAAACTTAAAGAAATTCAGCTTTTCTCTCACGTCATCCACATGGTAAGTGAAGTAACAGCAGACCTTCCCCAGCAAATCAATCCTCTAGACATGATCTCTGCCACTTTCCCTCAGGGAACCTTAAGTGGAGCCCCAAAACATAAAGCTCTTCAACTCATCAATCAATATGAAAAAGATTCCCGTGGGTATTACGGAGGTTGTATAGGGATTGTCGGATTAAACGGAACCTGCAATCAAGCCATTATGATCAGAACCTTTTTAAGCAAAAACAATACACTATATTATCAGGCAGGAGCCGGTCTTGTTGCAAAATCTGTCCCTGAAAATGAGTTGCAGGAAGTCAATAACAAATTAAATGCCCTGAAAAAAGCAGTAGAAAAGGCAGAAAAAATTGTCGTAGAAAGCTAA
- the rlmF gene encoding 23S rRNA (adenine(1618)-N(6))-methyltransferase RlmF, which produces MSTEKSSLHTRNLHRNPYDFDRLISCVPELKHYVFVNIHGTTTINFSIPQAVKLLNKALLFHFYNVKDWDIPDTNLCPPIPGRADYIHYIADLLAEKNGEIPTGTSVKGLDVGVGANLIYPLIAHKSYGWKMLGTDINEDSLKNAQYILDQNPDLSSSIELKHQPDSKYIFKNILNPEDRFTFSMCNPPFHDSKESMIKGNLRKTKNLNKGKDRKTLLNFGGQQSELWCEGGELKFITNMINESAQYSSQILWFTCLVSKKENLYKLTTLLKKVKAVEVKTIDMAQGQKISRILVWTFIPQQNRKSF; this is translated from the coding sequence ATGTCCACAGAAAAATCTAGTCTGCATACAAGAAATCTGCACCGTAATCCTTATGATTTTGATCGGCTTATTTCTTGTGTGCCAGAACTGAAACATTATGTTTTTGTGAATATTCATGGGACAACAACTATTAATTTCAGCATTCCTCAAGCTGTAAAATTACTCAACAAGGCTTTATTATTCCATTTTTATAATGTTAAAGATTGGGATATTCCCGACACCAATTTATGTCCACCTATTCCTGGTCGGGCAGATTACATTCATTATATTGCTGATCTGTTAGCAGAAAAAAATGGTGAAATTCCAACCGGCACTTCTGTAAAAGGACTTGATGTTGGAGTAGGAGCAAACCTCATTTATCCTTTGATTGCCCATAAATCTTATGGTTGGAAGATGCTTGGGACGGATATCAATGAAGATTCTTTAAAAAATGCACAATATATCCTGGATCAGAATCCGGATTTGTCCTCATCAATTGAATTGAAACATCAGCCTGATTCCAAGTATATTTTCAAAAATATACTAAATCCTGAAGACCGGTTTACATTTTCTATGTGTAATCCCCCTTTTCATGATTCAAAAGAATCTATGATAAAAGGAAATCTTCGAAAAACAAAGAATTTAAATAAAGGAAAAGACAGGAAAACGTTGCTCAATTTTGGGGGACAACAATCAGAATTATGGTGTGAAGGCGGAGAATTGAAATTCATTACCAATATGATTAATGAAAGTGCTCAATATTCATCACAGATTCTTTGGTTTACTTGTCTGGTTTCAAAAAAAGAAAATTTATATAAATTAACTACCCTTTTAAAGAAAGTAAAGGCTGTAGAGGTGAAAACCATTGATATGGCTCAGGGACAGAAAATAAGTAGAATATTGGTGTGGACATTTATTCCTCAACAGAATAGGAAAAGCTTTTAA
- a CDS encoding cytochrome d ubiquinol oxidase subunit II: MIYIVIGFLWLSICLYIILGGADFGAGIVELFTNKKARHKTHEIMYESIAPVWEANHMWLIIAIVILFVGFPEIYTTMSTYLHIPLVLMLVGIIARGTAFTFRHYDAVKDNWQVLYTQIFYYASLLTPFFLGLIAAATVSYSINPDATTFLDLYVYSWLNWFGVSVGLFTVALCAYLASIFSLRETRGKEELLLMIRKSKQTMIFVVITGVLVFATAYLSDIPLLTWVFSKPLGIMAIAFATVALLLILRALNNQKLLPVRALAGFQMVMILVAATYQHNPDIILLGNGQHLSLLEHMAPPKTISALGWALMLGSLFILPFLFYLMASFSKLRK; the protein is encoded by the coding sequence ATGATCTACATTGTTATAGGATTTCTCTGGCTTTCCATCTGTCTTTATATTATTCTGGGCGGGGCTGACTTTGGGGCAGGTATTGTAGAACTTTTTACGAATAAAAAAGCCCGCCATAAAACTCATGAAATTATGTATGAATCAATTGCCCCCGTCTGGGAAGCCAATCACATGTGGCTGATTATTGCCATTGTTATCCTTTTTGTGGGCTTTCCTGAGATTTATACTACAATGTCTACCTACCTTCATATTCCTTTAGTCTTAATGCTTGTAGGAATTATTGCAAGAGGAACAGCCTTTACATTCAGGCACTATGATGCAGTAAAGGACAACTGGCAGGTTTTATATACTCAGATTTTCTATTATGCCAGTCTTTTAACCCCATTCTTTTTGGGATTAATTGCAGCAGCAACGGTTTCATATTCTATCAATCCTGATGCTACTACCTTTTTGGATCTGTATGTTTACAGCTGGCTGAATTGGTTTGGAGTTTCTGTAGGTTTATTCACTGTAGCATTGTGTGCTTATCTTGCCTCTATCTTTTCATTGAGAGAAACCCGTGGGAAAGAAGAATTGCTATTAATGATCAGAAAATCAAAACAAACAATGATCTTTGTTGTCATTACAGGAGTTCTTGTATTCGCTACAGCTTACCTTTCGGATATTCCTCTTTTAACCTGGGTATTTTCAAAACCTTTAGGAATCATGGCGATTGCTTTTGCCACGGTTGCTTTATTGCTTATTTTAAGAGCTCTCAACAACCAGAAATTACTTCCTGTAAGAGCTCTGGCAGGCTTTCAAATGGTTATGATCCTTGTGGCGGCAACTTATCAGCACAACCCGGATATTATCTTATTAGGTAATGGGCAACATCTTTCACTGTTAGAACATATGGCACCTCCCAAGACTATTTCTGCATTGGGATGGGCATTGATGCTAGGTTCATTATTTATTCTTCCGTTTTTATTTTACCTGATGGCTTCATTCAGTAAGCTGAGAAAATAA